A portion of the Cygnus olor isolate bCygOlo1 chromosome 15, bCygOlo1.pri.v2, whole genome shotgun sequence genome contains these proteins:
- the SOCS1 gene encoding suppressor of cytokine signaling 1, whose translation MVAHSKVSADNAVAADPRCLLDPPARDRSQARGYHGPGQPSTLQAQSNTHFRTFRSQADFSSITRASSLLDACGFYWGPLTVSAAHEKLKSEPEGTFLIRDSTQKNCFFAISVKTATGPTSIRINFQTGRFSLDGSKETFDCLFKLLEHYLSSPRKVLVTPLRKVRVQPLQELCRKSIVKTFGRENLNQIPLNPVLKDYLKSFPFQI comes from the coding sequence ATGGTAGCGCACAGCAAGGTGTCAGCAGATAATGCAGTTGCAGCAGACCCGAGATGTCTACTTGACCCTCCGGCACGGGATCGTTCACAGGCTCGAGGCTACCACGGCCCAGGCCAGCCCAGCActctgcaggcacagagcaaCACGCACTTCCGAACCTTTCGCTCGCAAGCGGATTTTAGTAGCATCACTCGAGCAAGCAGCCTGCTGGATGCCTGTGGCTTTTACTGGGGACCTCTGACTGTCAGTGCTGCCCACGAGAAGCTGAAGTCTGAGCCCGAGGGCACCTTCCTCATCAGGGACAGCACGCAGAAGAATTGTTTCTTTGCCATCAGTGTTAAGACAGCAACTGGGCCCACCAGCATCCGGATAAACTTTCAGACTGGACGCTTCAGCCTGGACGGCAGCAAAGAGACTTTTGACTGTCTTTTCAAGCTGCTGGAACATTACTTAAGCTCCCCAAGGAAGGTACTGGTTACCCCCCTGCGCAAAGTCCGCGTGCAGCCCTTGCAGGAGCTCTGTCGGAAGAGCATCGTGAAGACTTTTGGAAGAGAGAACTTAAACCAAATCCCTCTCAATCCTGTTTTAAAGGACTACCTGAAATCCTTCCCATTTCAGATCTAA